The DNA segment CTGTTTTCCCAGTTTACCTTTCCCATGGAACTATATTGAGGAGAATTACGATTTTTGGAGCCCTCAGCACATAGAATATTTAGGCCTCCTCCCACCTTCTTGCCACAGGTCTTATCCCCTactcttccccttccacccaaggccctgcctcctggcctgGCTAGAAGCTAGTAAGAGCTGCCCAGCCTGCTATGGTGAAACCTGGACCTTCCATCTTCCCTGGACAGTGTATGCTGTGGGTCAGAGACGCAGGCATGGCACCACAGCCCCTTACCCATGGCAGGTGGAGGATCTGGTCCTGCCACAGCTGTTAGGGCTTCTTCAGCAGCTCTTACTACAGCCTAGTGTGACCATACATCTCTCTTTCTTATTGTGGCAGCCCCTTTTTAAAGCCCTAACCCAGATGTCCCAAGTTATTTGGTAAAACTGGCCATTTATGCTACTGCACAGCTTTGCCAAAAAGGGTCTGGGGAGATGAGTGAAGGACAAGTGGGGTGGGACAGAGGGGCTCTGGACAGCTCTGTGCAGGGAAAGAGGGAGGCCTGAGGGGCTCAGGCCAGCTCTGTCAAGGAGGATGGCAGGCACACAAAGATTGAGGTCAGCTCCATGCAGGGGGATTGAGGAAACTGGTAAGAACTGCTGAAGAAACTCTGAGATGTCTCATACTAACAGAAGAGTAGCTATTTATAGCCCTCTGAATTGATTTATCCAAGTATGAAGTCTTACCTACTGCTCACACTAACTATATTTGAAAGGAAGTTCAGAACATTCTGAAATACAGGAGTCATTCTCTGTCTTTCAGAGAAGCTGTAATACTATGCTGTTATAGTAGGTTGCCAGCAATATTCCGAGCTTACTGTGACATCACTACTCATTCTAAAAGTATCAACTTTCCAGACATGCAAGGTCAATCAAATCATTTGGTCATGAACTAATGCTTAGTATTCTTTTTACATTTCAACTTTTGAACTGGTAACTGTGGGAACATATTGGTCTTCTAATTCTTCACTGTAAAagtccccagtaccacagtgaATTCCCCAAAATGTGTAGACCTATTAATTTTCTACAAAATTAAAGATTCTGTGATAGCTGAGACAATTGTCTCTTaaatacttaattttttaaagaacCACATGTTTTAAACAGTTTTCTTATGCCTCTCCTCTTATATTTATACAAAGTCAGCTAGGAGAGTCTGTCTAGTGTCAGAGTTTATCCTTTAtagaaataagaacataagaacataagaacataagaatggccatactgggtcagaccaaaggtccatcaagcccagcatcccatctgccgacggtggccaatgccaggtgccccagagaaggagaacagaagacaagtgatttatctcctgccatccatctcctgcccttgttatgaaggctagggcaccatactttatccctggctaatagccatttatggacctgacctgcaaaaatttatcaagctcttttttaaaccctaatagagtcctggccttcacagcctcctcgggcaaggagttccacaggttgactgtgcgctgtgtgaagaaaaatttccttttattagttttgaacctactacccatcaatttcatttggtgtcccctagttcttgtattatgggaaaaggtaaataatttttctatattcactttctccacaccattcatgattttatatacctctatcatatcgcccctcaatcgcctcttttccaaactgaaaagtcccagtctctctagcctctccccatatgggaccctttccaagcccctaatcatcttagtcgcccttttctgaaccttttctaatgccaatatatcttttttgaggtgaggagaccacatctgcacgcagtactcgagatgtgggcgtaccatagttttatataggggaagtatgatatcttttgtcttattatttgtcttattatcgatcccttttttaataattcctaacatcctatttgccttactaactgccgctgcacactgcgtggatgtcttcagagaactatccactataactccaagatccctttcctgatctgtcgtagctaaatttgaccccatcatgtagtacgtgtaatttgggttattttttccaacatgcattaccttacacttacccacattaaatttcatttgccattttgctgcccaatcactcagtttgctgagatctccttgtagttcttcacaatcccttttgcttttgactgtcctgaacaacttggtgtcatctgcaaactttgccacctcactgcttacctcattttctagatcattgatgaacaagttgaacaggatcggtcccaggactgagccctggggaacaccactagttacccccctccaatACTTAATGCAATGCTATATTGTACTATTCCAAGAGCTATGACCTCAACTGCAGAGCATGGGAGTAGAGGAAATGATTTCCTGATACTAAGCCAATTGATAACTAAAGAAAAAGTTGCTTTTTTGATAAAGTCATGATATGTAAATGAATGCCCCTAGCTGAATTGTATTTTGCTTTTAAACAGAGTACAAGAAAgctgaaagagaaaaaagaaatcacTAATACAATTTAAATCTTTGTGTTCTAAAGTTCAGAGGTGTCTGCCCCCTGTCAGATTACTGAAATTCTTCATGAGGCATTTGGTTTGTGGGATGAATTCTGAAGAAAATTTTAGAATGAAAACCAgaacaaaaatacaaaacaaaaaacccaaggcTATGAAGTATCTGTCCAAGACAACTGATGTATAGCAGTCCCCAATTTTTATTCAGCAGCCGGTAAGAGTAAATGTTGGTGTAAATATTTGATCTTAGAGTTAGCAGGTGATACATGGCCAGTGTATCTGATAATTAGTGGAGTGTACTTACACTGTGtcactctctgtggacagagaggtaGATTCGCATCTATACCCAGAACGTCTTGGAATCAAGTTCCAGCAATTAACCACAGATTAAGTATTGTCAGTCTTacatgtggggtgcaggagacaggattgggggaaaggaagggctcagggcaggaaggctgatgtggggggatgcaggagacagggctggggggtaagaagaggctcagggcagagggtgtaGGGTCACAGGTTTTGAAaattacaataatttaaataaaaaagtacattttgctttttttttttaaacctcataTAATGATTGACCTAAGAACTTGAGTAACTCCAGGTAAATTTGTGAGTGTTAAATCTATCTGTTCATTGGACCAACCACCCTGTTGTGTGCTTTATACTTGACTAATAAACAGTGATAGAGATATGGAATAGGCAAAGAACCACAACTTCGGCCATTCTGATTTAGATGTCCTAGCCTACAAATTGGTTAAATCAAATCCCTGCCAAAtggggggagggactgggtaTGAGGCGTTCTGGAAGGATACAGCTGTGTGCATGGGAGAGCACCTCCCGATATAGGGGTCCTTTCTCCTGCATTTAAGGGTCAATGAGTGCAGTCTGGGGAGAAAtcggggggaggggtgcaaatTGCAACCTGACCCCAGATGCCATGCAGGGGAAGTGGAAGTCCCATCCTCCTATTCCAGTCGGGACTTGCAGCTGAGCCTGACACAGAGGATGAGCCACCTCTCGGGTCTTCCCCAGTCAAGCCCCAAAGCAACTTACAGCTGAGGAAGGTCTCACAACTGCTCTTACGGATTCCCTTTGCATCCTCATCAGAAAGTTATTTTTctgcaggaaagaaaagaaatctgCAGGAGTAGCATTGTCCCAGTTATTTTACTTCTAAGCATAGCAAATATATTGCTCTGACTCAGGGCACCTATTGATGGCAGAtacagggctgggtctacacgtgcaccttcctttcgaaaggggcatgttaatgagcaggttcaaaatatgctaatgaggtgctgcaaagaatatgcagtgcctcattaccataatggcagccacggcaattcgaaagtgcggcttttcgaatcgcgcaccacccgtgcagacgggaccttccaaaaggaccccccaggttttcgaaagcccttcttccaatcaccagatagctgcactttcgaatcgccgcggccaccattatcctaatgaggcattgcatattcattgcagcgcctcattagcatattttgaacctgctcattaacatgcccctttcgaaaggaaggggcacgtgtagacccagccatagatgTATGTGAATGTATGCCTGCTGCCATTGAAATAAACAGAGTTACATCAGTATCATTTTTATGTGAGGGTCAGGTCTATGGAAAGACACCAAGGAAAGAAATATGGACAATGGAGAAACTGAGCTAGAGCTGGAGGTGAACTAGGAATTtatagaaagaaaacaaaagtcaGAACAATcatgaaatttgaaatttcattGTGGAACTGGAAATCACCCAGGGCAACCTAAGGAGTTGGAATAAATGCAAGAGTGAGAGCCAGGCTACTGCCAGGGGAACCAAAGGCAGTGCcctttttttgtgaaaaagaaggtcctggtactcagctggttccctgcccccagccaatcccatggctggggctactgAGGTGCAGGttctcagtactggcaagtatcagcacaaaaaaagcactgaccaAAAGGACAAAAGATAACAACCACACAATGGGAGCAGcgagagaaaaaagaaatgaagGCTTTATCTAAACACATTTGTTAAACCAGGACAAACAAACTTGTGGGGTACTGTCTATGTCAGgtgtggccaaccttttttcatcagggggAGGGGCCACAAGGCAATTTTTTATatgttctgggggctgaacacaaaatagccccaaacctgccccccgaggcttaaacccctctcagccctcccaacccccaggcttaactcccttgcagccccaaactgttcacactcttaaccccctcacagccccaagaTATTGCTCCCCACCCCTAGGCTCAAACCCCTCTTACCCCAACCCCCCTAGCTTAACAATCTCTCACACCCCCAAACTGTCCACAGGCTTAAACCTCTTGCTGCCCTAAACTACCACTCCCGTACCCAAGGCTTAAACCCTTCACTGCCCCAAACTGTCGCCTCCAGGCTTAAACCCAGAGCTGCCctaaacccaggattaatttacctaATAGAGGAGCCCCAGGTGCTGCCGGGCCACCGTCTGCTCCTCAGCGCAGCAGTGTGCCttctcccagccctcctactcccttccctccATATACAACACAGTGGggtagttccctgccctgccacgctgaaataatgggactcggTTTAATTAGTAGAACAGCCGATCTCTCCTGccagcccttaaaccaattaaattgagttccatttcagcactgcagggcatggcagggactgggagtcagAGGAGTCATcagatggcagcagcaggaggtgcaCATGGacccttaaagagccacacgccGCTCAGAGCCATGCAGCCGGGTTTTAaactgatgctgctgctgactctgtgggccagatgaaaaggctccgGATTCTGACCCGCGAgccatgtgttggacacccctAGTCTAGGTCTTACCTAGACAGTCCAATTTTACCCTTCTATGTCTGGGTGCGATTAAGGGTTCCCAGGGATCCAGATTTTAACCAGGGATGGCTTTGAGCAATAGGGGCAGGGCCTTTGGGGGAAGAggtagagcaggagtggggccttAGGGAAAGGTGGGAAAGAGACAGAACCTCAGGGAAGAGGAAAAACGGGATGGGACCTCAGAGGTCCACCAGTTAACTTAGAAAGGTGGCAGTCTTAGGAGAGCACTCTTATTTCAGATGAACAGTGTGGCTTATTTTGGTTTATCTTAAATAAATCCTTAACGTATTTAAAATGAACTGAAGTTGTTCACCGCATCTCTTGCATCAGTTTGAGTTAACAAAAAGAGGTGGGAAGTAGAAACAAGACAGCAAAACCAGAAAATCTTAGGAGTAGTGCCAGATTTTTCTGAGAATAAGGAGGCAAAGAAGGAATAGGGAACCTATGGCCTgaagctggatccagcccataaggcttggggctcccccctCCACTGTGGGGCAAGCCAAGGCTGGCACTCTAGCcacatggggagggagagggccacccagccagctgcccgctgtgggagggggggtgccccAAGCCATGTGGACTGTACCAAGGCAAGCTGCAGCCAGCATCTGCTCTGCAGGCTCTGCCtagctggggaggaagcagctTTGCATGCTGTTCTCCCCAGCTGGGTAATGGCAGCACCAGGAAGCTCCAGAACTGTGTTGCTTGCAGATGCCATCCCCGCACTCCTATTGATTTGGAAtcctggtcaatgggagcagtggggcatGGTGCCTGCCTGCATGTGGGGGAGCTGTGCCCAGTTTTCTGCCCCTTCAGGCCCAGACActtcaccctgcacccccaccaacTCCTGCACACTTGCACCTGCCCAGACCGTGCACCCCCACAGGCATCCCACTCCCCAGGAGCTCCTGCCCACctgctgaacccctcatttttggccccaacccagagcctggggggaggtggggctaCAAAGATCTACTAGCCCTTggaccccagaagagttaacccatctatggtggtggggggagccctgagtcTTGGTGCTCCCCTCAACGAGGCTGGTGTGCAAGAGGAACACCGAGGCCGACAGTTGCACAAGTGAGGTCAGTGAGTCCTTTTTCTACCTTTTTGGGGGTTGTAGGCCACATCCATGAGATCTGgttgttttttgcttctcactcaTGTGGCCCTCAACTGATTTGTCTGTGGTCTCACTCATGTGGCCCAAAAGaggttccccagccctgaggGAAAGGAACATAGTGATGGAGATCTTGAATCAAAAGAAAGCTTCTAAGTTCTGAAACAGGGTccacagagcagcagaggtgatggAGGAAGAGATGATGGGGGGAAGAAGCAATGGAGGAAGAGGCCATGGGGGGAAGAGGCAAGGGGAGAAGAGGCGATGGAGGAAGAGGCCATGGGGGGAAGAGGCAAGGGGAGAAGAGGCGATGGAGGAAGAGGCCATGGGGGGATGAGGTGATGGAGGGAAAAGGCAATGGGAGAAGACGCACATATTTTGGCCATATTTATGTTCCTTTTCCCTTTTCAAATGTCACTTTGCTTAACTTTCTGGCTGCTAGTTTGCCAGCCTGTGCGGCACTGATACTTGTGCACGGTCCAGCCCCACAGAGGACCACGTCAGGGGCAGGGTTTAAAGAGCCCGGGAGCATGtgcactccaccccaggcacaggggAATCCTTAGGGAAAGCTACTCCGGAGTCTGGCGTTACCCGAACCGGGGGCGCAGGGCAGGAACGCTTTGCTGGAAGTAGCAACGACTGTGGGTGGGGCGGCGTGGCCGAGCCGGGGACTCCAGTAGTGACACTCATACGGGCCCAGTTCCTACCAGTACTGCGCAGGCGCGGGGCAGCAGCGGGCCTCTCCCACGGCTCCCTCGAAACGGGGGGAGGCGGGGCTGCGTTGCCTAACGTCACAGAGGGACGCACTAGGTCCCGCCCCGCACATTCCAACGTGCCGCGGGAGTGAGGTAAACAAGCACGCCCCGCAGCCCCGCCCGCCGCGGTCCTGCAGCTTCCAGAAGGGCCGCGCGTCGGCCAGCAAACTAGGCCCGCCCAGCGCTGTGGCGCAGCAGGAATTGCCGCCCGCCCGCCgtgctgcggggggggaggggtgatgccCCTGTTTATTTTTACCCGGGCGGCTCATCCTCTCCCGCTGCCCGCGCGCGACcgctccctcccccggccccgccTATAAAAGGCCGCCCGCGGGGGCTGAGGATGCAGCTCTACAGCTCCGTGATCACCCACTTTCCGGTAGCAGGGGCCGCAGCGGGTGCCTTCAAAGTCTCCCTCACAGCGGCGGCGGCGCCCCCCTCTCCGGACGCTGCGGACCAGAGCCCCGCCGCCGAGAGCCCCGCTCAGGAGAGGCCGCTTCCCGCAGGCAGTGCTGCCGCCATGACCgccttctcctcctgcctggAGCTGATGCCCGGCGGGCCGCCGGCGGGCCCGGCCAGCaggcaggcggcggcggcggccccgcAGTTCAGCTCCAGCGCACAGATCAGCGTGAGCCGCAGGAGGCCGTTGGAGAGGATCGTGCCCATCCGCCTTGTGCAGCGCCCCGAGCCCTCAGTGGAGATGGCCGCGGCCTCGCCGCAGGGCCGCGCCTGGCTCGAGGACATCCTGGGAAGCATGAGGCAGGTGGGCGAGGCCGCCGCGACGCCGGAGCGCCTGGAGGAGCCCAGCAACCACAGCCTGCGCCTCAGCGagcactgccaggctctgcaggCGGCGGAGGCGGCCAGCGCCCAGCCCCCCTGCGGCGGCGAGGAGAGCGGCGGCCCGGCCTTGACCCTGGCCTGCTCCTCCCTGGCGGCTGAGGAGGAAGGCCCCGGACCGCGGACGGGGCCGGAGCGGAGTGAGAAGTTGGCCCTGTACCTGGCCGAGGTGGAGAAGCAGGACAAATACCTGCGGCATAAGGGCCGCTTCCGCTTCCACATCATTCCGGACGGGAACTGTCTGTACCGCGCCGTCTGCAAGGCTGTCTACGGGGACCAGCGGCTTCACAGCGAGCTCCGAGAGCAGACAGTGCACTACATTGCCGACCACCTGCACCACTTTAGCCCCGTTATTGAGGGCGACGTGGGCGAGTTCCTCATAGCCGCTGCCCAGGACGGTGCCTGGGCTGGctacccagagctcctggccatgGGGCAGATGCTGAACGTGGACATTCATCTCACCACGGGCGGCAGGCCAGAGAGCCCAACTGTCTCCACCATGGTCCACTACCTGGGCCCTGAGGACCCTACCCGCCCTAGCATTTGGCTAAGCTGGCTCAGCAATGGGCACTACGATGCTGTGCTGGACTGTGTGTGTCCCAACCCAGAGTATGAGGCTTGGTGCAGGCAGACTCAGGTGCAGCGGAGGCGGGATGAGGAGCTTGCCAAATCCATGGCCATGTCTCTGTCCAAGATGTATATTGAGCAGAACACTTGCTCCTGAGACTGCTGAGCCCAGGGACTTAGAGTCCTGCTCTAGGTCAAGAGAGACAGTTTGCACTGGCCATGGTGGTGATGCCTTAATCCCCTTAGTAAAAcagtcctgccctggactgaggagcCTCCCAATAGTATTaaatgggagggagggaacaAATCTGGTATTTGTAATATTCTCCTGTATAAAGTTAGCCGTGGGTATTTGGAAGCAGAGTCTCAATATGTctttcctgttttttcttttttctcttttttaggaaaaaatgtatttttgcactttttttttttttaaactgttacctCCATCTCTTCCCACATCTTGGCGTCTGGCTTTCAGCTGCATAGCCAAAATTTTTTGTAAGAGGTTTGCTTTGTAAATAAGCTTTAACAGGctttttggggtggggctgaaggggGTGACTGGGATTTGACCCATACAATTTAAACCTTTCCAAATGAAATTGGTGTCAGCCAGTTTGAGTGGTAGCTGGACTGACTTCCCTGATAGAGGGAAAGTAAATAAATGTGAGCTAAACCATGGGTTGCATAAAAGTACAGCAGACTTTCAAAAAATTGTACTGACTCCCTCAAGTACAGAAAAAGTCTTATAAGCCAGTTGGATTCTAGCTGTTCATGAATGGTACAGGGAACAATCATGACTTCTGTAATTACGGTTTAGAGTAAACTTTTAGCCTTCGGTTGCTTGGGAGACTCATCCTCAATTCCATTTTATTAAACTTTTATTATAATTGAACTTGGAATGTCGTAGCTTTTGGCAAGAATTGGATGCACCTCAGTCTCTGGGTTTGAGTTACTTTTTGTTAATGCCCTCCTTTGTTTTGCCCTTGGCACAGGCTGTTATCACAACATTtttacttattttgatgttctttctTAATCGAGTGGAATGCACTGTCCTGTATCATGTAAAAAGTATTTCAACCGAGACGTGTATGGTTTGCTGGGTCAAACATTAGTTTCCAACCTGACAcctattttcttttaattttatgtCAATTTTAATTTGTTAGacttatttattaagtaatgcagtttgtacttttttattttgtgatttttttttttttaatttactacTGTATTTGTATAATAGGAATATTCTTAGCTGAAATTGAATGAATAAAGTGTATACTTTTATTTAGGTTTCTTTTCATGCTCTGTTCAGAGTTCCAGAGTTGTGTATATGTTTGTAGAGGAATGCTTGCCTCCTGCACAGTCACGTGGTGGGCTGGGAGACAAAAATGGCAGCTTAGGTTATGGTCTGTGGTAGGGCTGTAAAAAAAATACTAGCTGCAGGTTTAATAAAACTTCTTAAAATAGCTTAAGCTTTTCAAACTCAGATAATTGAGATGTTTACACTATGGCTAATGGT comes from the Carettochelys insculpta isolate YL-2023 chromosome 2, ASM3395843v1, whole genome shotgun sequence genome and includes:
- the OTUD1 gene encoding OTU domain-containing protein 1 is translated as MQLYSSVITHFPVAGAAAGAFKVSLTAAAAPPSPDAADQSPAAESPAQERPLPAGSAAAMTAFSSCLELMPGGPPAGPASRQAAAAAPQFSSSAQISVSRRRPLERIVPIRLVQRPEPSVEMAAASPQGRAWLEDILGSMRQVGEAAATPERLEEPSNHSLRLSEHCQALQAAEAASAQPPCGGEESGGPALTLACSSLAAEEEGPGPRTGPERSEKLALYLAEVEKQDKYLRHKGRFRFHIIPDGNCLYRAVCKAVYGDQRLHSELREQTVHYIADHLHHFSPVIEGDVGEFLIAAAQDGAWAGYPELLAMGQMLNVDIHLTTGGRPESPTVSTMVHYLGPEDPTRPSIWLSWLSNGHYDAVLDCVCPNPEYEAWCRQTQVQRRRDEELAKSMAMSLSKMYIEQNTCS